A genome region from Gigantopelta aegis isolate Gae_Host chromosome 3, Gae_host_genome, whole genome shotgun sequence includes the following:
- the LOC121389651 gene encoding zinc finger HIT domain-containing protein 3-like has translation MNNKIQSVQCEVCRKEVSKYKCPKCVARYCSVGCYKSHKENNCSPLKIINNNLQKAAVQLAHSENTEVKNKEDGEISDSEEEFADSEDKVSLEKLKSLGESEHMLGLLENPHLRTIMKSLHTSANPKQEMDMAMKEPIFAEFADECLTLVDQEKT, from the exons ATGAACAACAAGATACAGTCTGTACAGTGTGAGGTGTGTCGAAAAGAAGTTTCCAAATACAAATGTCCAAAGTGTGTTGCACGATA TTGCTCTGTTGGATGTTACAAGTCACATAAAG AAAACAATTGTAGTCCTCTAAAAATAATCAACAATAACTTGCAGAAGGCAGCTGTACAATTAGCTCACAGTGAGAACACTGaagtgaaaaataaag aaGATGGAGAAATATCTGACAGTGAGGAAGAGTTTGCAGATTCAGAAGACAAAGTGTCATTAGAAAAACTTAAGAGTTTGG GAGAATCGGAACATATGTTGGGACTGTTGGAAAACCCTCACCTGAGAACAATAATGAAGTCACTGCACACGTCAGCCAATCCTAAACAAGAAATGGACATGGCTATGAAGGAACCAATTTTTGCAGAATTTGCAGATGAATGTCTTACACTTGTGGATCAAGAAAAAACCTGA